The following are encoded in a window of Dioscorea cayenensis subsp. rotundata cultivar TDr96_F1 chromosome 16, TDr96_F1_v2_PseudoChromosome.rev07_lg8_w22 25.fasta, whole genome shotgun sequence genomic DNA:
- the LOC120278580 gene encoding rust resistance kinase Lr10-like has translation MALLAFGKCGDARRTTLNSWSENATIERVLNRIAEEKPIRFTLQQLGGFTHNYTTRLGSGGFGTVYKGQLPNGVLVAMKALNTGDKKLMEKQFKAEIGTIGRTFHANLVRLYGFCYDSIFRALVHEYMDKGSLDTYLFDKSHTIAWEKLHEIAIGTEKALSYLHHECEQRIIHYDIKPANILLYHNFTAKVADFVLAKLCNRKNTHVSMSGRRGMPVYTTLEILFMGQVTYKCDIYSLGILLFEIAGRRSIYDESLEEDEH, from the exons ATGGCTTTACTCGCATTTGGGAAATG tGGAGATGCAAGAAGGACCACCCTAAATTCATGGAGTGAAAATGCAACAATTGAGAGGGTTCTTAATAGGATTGCAGAGGAGAAGCCGATCAGATTCACACTCCAACAGCTCGGTGGCTTCACTCACAACTACACAACTCGCTTGGGTTCTGGTGGGTTCGGGACGGTCTACAAGGGACAACTTCCAAATGGAGTCCTAGTAGCAATGAAGGCGCTGAACACCGGAGACAAGAAACTAATGGAGAAGCAGTTCAAGGCAGAGATTGGCACCATTGGAAGGACATTTCATGCAAACCTTGTTAGACTCTATGGCTTCTGCTATGATTCAATTTTCAGAGCCTTGGTCCATGAGTACATGGACAAGGGATCTCTAGACACATATCTGTTTGACAAGAGCCACACCATTGCATGGGAGAAATTGCATGAGATTGCAATAGGTACAGAAAAAGCACTCTCTTATTTGCACCATGAATGTGAGCAAAGGATCATACACTATGACATCAAACCGGCAAACATCCTCCTATACCACAACTTCACCGCTAAAGTGGCTGACTTTGTATTGGCGAAGCTTTGCAACAGAAAGAACACTCATGTGAGCATGTCTGGACGGCGTGGGATGCCGGTGTACACAACACTGGAGATCTTGTTCATGGGACAAGTGACATATAAATGTGATATCTATAGCTTAGGGATACTCCTGTTTGAGATAGCAGGGAGGAGGAGTATCTATGATGAGAGCTTGGAGGaagatgagcattaa
- the LOC120279209 gene encoding rust resistance kinase Lr10-like has protein sequence MSNTPTNSTPSGSDTSSTSAGATAATIVSTIVGGIVIIVIAIAIIRCIQKNRMQARNTSVQTTSESAVNEDSNFDMVTIERFLTDIVKERPVRFTAQNIIDFTQNFAQKLGSGGFGIVYKGQFPNGVQIAVKVLHKTQDKRAEEQFMAEIGTIGRTYHINLVRLYGFCFDNSLKALVYEYMEKGSLDGYLFDENQKLKWEKLHAIAIGTAKGIRYLHEECQKKIVHYDIKPGNVLLDANFSPKVADFGLARLCDRDNSHVTVTGGGGTPGYAAPELWMPYPVTHKCDVYSYGMLLFEILGRRRNLILGQAESQEWFPRWIWDKFEGGELESVMLNCGIEHNDRDKAERMCKVALWCVQYQPDARPSMNSVVRMLEGEEEIIAPKNPFPYMMPSQWSESRGDSVSTATTTNESE, from the exons ATGTCAAATACGCCGACCAACAGTACTCCCTCAGGCTCGGATACGAGCAGCACGTCTGCTGGAGCAACAGCAGCTACCATCG TATCAACCATAGTTGGTGGTATTGTGATCATTGTTATAGCTATTGCAATTATCAGATGCATTCAGAAGAACAGAATGCAAGCAAGGAACACATCCGTGCAGACAACCAGTGAATCCGCTGTGAATGAGGATTCAAACTTCGACATGGTTACAATCGAGCGGTTTCTAACAGATATAGTAAAAGAGAGGCCTGTCAGATTTACTGCTCAGAATATTATAGATTTTACGCAAAACTTTGCACAGAAACTGGGTTCAGGAGGTTTTGGGATAGTCTACAAAGGACAGTTCCCCAATGGTGTACAGATAGCGGTAAAAGTACTTCACAAAACTCAGGATAAAAGAGCTGAAGAACAGTTCATGGCAGAGATAGGAACCATAGGAAGAACATACCACATCAACCTTGTCCGGCTCTACGGATTCTGCTTCGACAACTCTTTGAAAGCACTTGTTTATGAGTACATGGAGAAGGGATCGCTGGACGGTTACTTGTTCGATGAGAATCAGAAGCTCAAATGGGAAAAACTTCATGCGATTGCCATTGGAACAGCCAAGGGGATCAGATACCTGCATGAGGAGTGTCAGAAAAAGATAGTGCATTATGATATAAAGCCGGGAAATGTTCTTCTGGATGCTAATTTCTCTCCAAAAGTGGCTGATTTCGGATTGGCAAGGCTTTGTGATAGAGATAATTCTCATGTCACCGTGACAGGAGGCGGGGGAACTCCTGGCTATGCAGCACCAGAGCTCTGGATGCCATATCCGGTGACTCACAAGTGCGATGTTTACAGCTATGGAATGCTCTTGTTTGAGATACTGGGAAGGAGACGGAATCTCATTCTTGGCCAGGCAGAGAGCCAAGAATGGTTTCCGAGATGGATATGGGACAAGTTTGAAGGAGGAGAACTAGAAAGTGTCATGTTAAACTGTGGAATAGAACACAATGACAGAGATAAAGCAGAGAGGATGTGCAAGGTGGCACTGTGGTGTGTTCAGTATCAACCAGATGCAAGACCTTCAATGAACAGCGTTGTGAGGATGttggaaggagaggaagagATCATTGCACCAAAGAATCCATTCCCATATATGATGCCATCTCAGTGGAGTGAAAGCAGAGGAGATTCAGTTAgcacagcaacaacaacaaatgaaaGTGAATAA
- the LOC120279575 gene encoding rust resistance kinase Lr10-like isoform X2, producing the protein MSSATSIVSSVVGSIVTIVVVIAIIKCIRKNRMQARNTSMQTTSVSVVKDETNINMVTIERFLADIVKERPVRFTTQNIIDFTQNFEQKLGSGGFGIVYKGQLPNGVQIAVKVLHKTQDKRAEEQFMAEIGTIGRTYHINLVQLYGFCFDDTLKALIYEYMEKGSLDSYLFDENQKLKWEKLHEIAIGTAKGIRYLHEECQKKIVHYDIKPGNVLLDTNFSPKVADFGLARLCDRDNSHISLTGGRGTPGYAAPELWMPYPVTHKCDVYSYGMLLFEILGRRRNLILSQAESQEWFPRWIWHKFEGGELDGVMTNCRIEHSNRDKAERMCKVALWCVQYQPDTRPSMNSVVRMLEGEEEIIAPTNPFQYMMSFDGSSSQWSESRGYSTSTTTATNESEANSLIHQNQQ; encoded by the exons ATGTCATCAGCAACTTCCATCG TATCAAGCGTAGTTGGTAGTATTGTGACAATTGTTGTAGTTATTGCAATTATCAAATGCATTCGGAAGAACAGAATGCAAGCAAGGAACACATCCATGCAGACAACTAGTGTATCTGTTGTGAAAGATGAAACAAACATCAACATGGTTACAATCGAGCGGTTTCTAGCAGATATAGTAAAAGAGAGGCCTGTTAGATTTACTACTCAGAATATTATAGATTTTACTCAAAACTTTGAACAGAAATTGGGTTCAGGAGGTTTTGGAATAGTCTACAAAGGACAGTTACCCAATGGTGTGCAGATAGCGGTTAAAGTACTTCACAAAACTCAAGATAAAAGAGCTGAAGAGCAGTTCATGGCAGAGATAGGAACCATAGGAAGAACATACCACATCAACCTTGTTCAGCTCTACGGATTCTGCTTCGATGACACATTGAAAGCTCTTATTTATGAGTACATGGAGAAGGGATCGCTGGACAGTTACTTGTTCGATGAGAATCAGAAGCTCAAATGGGAAAAACTTCATGAGATTGCCATTGGAACAGCCAAGGGGATCAGATACCTGCATGAGGAGTGTCAGAAAAAGATTGTGCATTATGATATAAAGCCTGGAAACGTTCTTCTCGATACAAATTTCTCTCCAAAAGTGGCTGATTTCGGATTGGCAAGGCTTTGTGATAGAGATAATTCCCACATTAGCTTGACAGGAGGCAGGGGAACTCCTGGTTATGCAGCACCAGAGCTCTGGATGCCATACCCTGTGACTCACAAGTGTGATGTTTACAGCTACGGAATGCTCCTGTTTGAGATACTGGGAAGGAGACGGAATCTCATTCTCAGTCAGGCAGAGAGCCAAGAATGGTTTCCGAGATGGATATGGCACAAGTTTGAAGGAGGAGAACTAGACGGTGTTATGACAAACTGTCGGATTGAACACAGTAACAGAGATAAAGCAGAGAGGATGTGCAAGGTGGCATTGTGGTGTGTTCAGTATCAACCAGATACAAGACCTTCAATGAACAGCGTTGTGAGGATGttggaaggagaggaagagATCATTGCACCAACTAATCCATTCCAATATATGATGTCATTTGATGGGAGTTCATCTCAGTGGAGTGAAAGCAGAGGATATTCAACTAgcacaacaacagcaacaaatGAAAGTGAAGCGAATAGTTTGATTCACCAAAATCAGCAGTAA
- the LOC120279575 gene encoding rust resistance kinase Lr10-like isoform X1 has translation MRPVLSLIQFDPTYRLCLHSQSTKTKSSYQSSFSRLLKTSNTSTTNSTPSSSDTSSMSSATSIVSSVVGSIVTIVVVIAIIKCIRKNRMQARNTSMQTTSVSVVKDETNINMVTIERFLADIVKERPVRFTTQNIIDFTQNFEQKLGSGGFGIVYKGQLPNGVQIAVKVLHKTQDKRAEEQFMAEIGTIGRTYHINLVQLYGFCFDDTLKALIYEYMEKGSLDSYLFDENQKLKWEKLHEIAIGTAKGIRYLHEECQKKIVHYDIKPGNVLLDTNFSPKVADFGLARLCDRDNSHISLTGGRGTPGYAAPELWMPYPVTHKCDVYSYGMLLFEILGRRRNLILSQAESQEWFPRWIWHKFEGGELDGVMTNCRIEHSNRDKAERMCKVALWCVQYQPDTRPSMNSVVRMLEGEEEIIAPTNPFQYMMSFDGSSSQWSESRGYSTSTTTATNESEANSLIHQNQQ, from the exons ATGAGGCCAGTTCTATCATTGATTCAGTTTGATCCTACTTATAGATTGTGTTTGCATTCACAAAGTACCAAAACAAAATCTTCATATCAATCTTCTTTTAGCAGGCTATTGAAAACGTCAAATACATCAACAACAAACAGTACTCCTTCAAGCTCTGATACGAGCAGCATGTCATCAGCAACTTCCATCG TATCAAGCGTAGTTGGTAGTATTGTGACAATTGTTGTAGTTATTGCAATTATCAAATGCATTCGGAAGAACAGAATGCAAGCAAGGAACACATCCATGCAGACAACTAGTGTATCTGTTGTGAAAGATGAAACAAACATCAACATGGTTACAATCGAGCGGTTTCTAGCAGATATAGTAAAAGAGAGGCCTGTTAGATTTACTACTCAGAATATTATAGATTTTACTCAAAACTTTGAACAGAAATTGGGTTCAGGAGGTTTTGGAATAGTCTACAAAGGACAGTTACCCAATGGTGTGCAGATAGCGGTTAAAGTACTTCACAAAACTCAAGATAAAAGAGCTGAAGAGCAGTTCATGGCAGAGATAGGAACCATAGGAAGAACATACCACATCAACCTTGTTCAGCTCTACGGATTCTGCTTCGATGACACATTGAAAGCTCTTATTTATGAGTACATGGAGAAGGGATCGCTGGACAGTTACTTGTTCGATGAGAATCAGAAGCTCAAATGGGAAAAACTTCATGAGATTGCCATTGGAACAGCCAAGGGGATCAGATACCTGCATGAGGAGTGTCAGAAAAAGATTGTGCATTATGATATAAAGCCTGGAAACGTTCTTCTCGATACAAATTTCTCTCCAAAAGTGGCTGATTTCGGATTGGCAAGGCTTTGTGATAGAGATAATTCCCACATTAGCTTGACAGGAGGCAGGGGAACTCCTGGTTATGCAGCACCAGAGCTCTGGATGCCATACCCTGTGACTCACAAGTGTGATGTTTACAGCTACGGAATGCTCCTGTTTGAGATACTGGGAAGGAGACGGAATCTCATTCTCAGTCAGGCAGAGAGCCAAGAATGGTTTCCGAGATGGATATGGCACAAGTTTGAAGGAGGAGAACTAGACGGTGTTATGACAAACTGTCGGATTGAACACAGTAACAGAGATAAAGCAGAGAGGATGTGCAAGGTGGCATTGTGGTGTGTTCAGTATCAACCAGATACAAGACCTTCAATGAACAGCGTTGTGAGGATGttggaaggagaggaagagATCATTGCACCAACTAATCCATTCCAATATATGATGTCATTTGATGGGAGTTCATCTCAGTGGAGTGAAAGCAGAGGATATTCAACTAgcacaacaacagcaacaaatGAAAGTGAAGCGAATAGTTTGATTCACCAAAATCAGCAGTAA